One genomic region from Bradyrhizobium icense encodes:
- a CDS encoding HlyD family type I secretion periplasmic adaptor subunit, which yields MKHFDHVHTDERVVRRRVGGTDEDVVAPQGQALILELQRLRQAFEQDNLQGQRPLRRPANDESPAPRRPRPARPKRSKKKGKMGRVLDWLGPFGSQSDGFDAEPPAARSGRSAREPQFMTPPPAASARSNSRLNERQARGPIIASDDPSLMNMPRFRPEVLQIDDRRQPPRVEAPQLAPPSPAGPVPRERSVTRVVRSGLTAGVAFLANRDAAADVADAHGESIVLRAARAFERELRTGLRALLVVGGLAGGWMAFVPLSGAVVVPGNLVVQSNVKTIQHPTGGVVAQIPVHNGMRVNAGDLLLRLDSTQAQASLQVVSKQLDEMRAKIARLVAERDGQPRPAIPAEMSARLDDPSVKTLLASEASLFRARVTARESQKELLQSKVTQLGDEIVGLDAQVASKAKQLELITGELTGVQDLFDKRLVPLARLTTLQRESARIEGERGQLLSTIAETKNKIDEAKLQMVRLDQDVRTEVVKELGEAQGKEAELNERSIAARDVLERIEMRAPTSGVIHQLTAHTIGGVIRGGDTVMEVVPDSDDLQIEARLQPNDIDQVRKGQQAFVRFSAFNQRVTPQLIGQVSYVSPDTTRDQQTGTSYFTVRIMLPEEERRQLAGLQLSSGMPAEVFMQTGSRTMLSYLFKPILDQFQRAFVER from the coding sequence ATGAAGCATTTCGATCACGTGCATACCGATGAAAGAGTAGTGCGGCGTCGGGTGGGTGGAACGGACGAAGATGTCGTGGCGCCGCAGGGCCAGGCGCTGATCCTCGAACTGCAGCGGTTGCGGCAGGCTTTTGAGCAGGACAATCTGCAAGGCCAGCGGCCGCTTCGCCGTCCGGCGAATGACGAAAGTCCGGCTCCGCGGCGGCCGCGTCCGGCCCGGCCGAAGCGGTCGAAAAAGAAGGGCAAGATGGGGCGGGTGCTGGATTGGCTCGGCCCCTTTGGATCTCAGTCCGACGGTTTCGATGCCGAACCTCCGGCGGCGCGCAGCGGACGCAGCGCGCGTGAGCCGCAATTCATGACCCCGCCACCGGCAGCCAGCGCGCGGAGCAATTCACGGCTGAACGAACGGCAGGCGCGCGGTCCGATCATCGCATCCGACGATCCGTCGCTGATGAACATGCCGAGGTTCAGGCCGGAGGTTTTGCAGATCGACGACAGGCGGCAGCCGCCTCGCGTCGAAGCGCCCCAACTGGCGCCGCCGAGCCCGGCGGGGCCGGTGCCGCGCGAGCGCTCCGTGACGCGGGTCGTCCGCAGTGGCCTGACCGCAGGGGTTGCATTCCTTGCCAATCGCGATGCCGCGGCGGATGTGGCGGACGCACACGGCGAAAGTATCGTGCTGCGGGCGGCGCGCGCCTTCGAGCGTGAATTGCGCACCGGCTTGCGGGCGCTGCTCGTCGTCGGCGGGCTGGCAGGCGGCTGGATGGCATTCGTGCCGCTGTCGGGCGCGGTCGTGGTGCCGGGCAATCTGGTGGTGCAGTCCAACGTCAAGACCATCCAGCATCCGACCGGCGGTGTGGTCGCGCAGATCCCGGTCCACAACGGCATGCGGGTCAACGCCGGCGATCTGTTGCTGCGGCTGGATTCGACGCAGGCGCAAGCCAGCCTGCAGGTGGTGAGCAAGCAACTCGATGAAATGCGGGCGAAGATCGCGCGGCTGGTGGCCGAGCGCGACGGTCAGCCCAGGCCGGCGATACCGGCCGAGATGTCGGCGCGGCTTGACGATCCCAGTGTCAAGACGCTGCTCGCTTCCGAAGCCTCGCTGTTCAGGGCGCGGGTGACGGCGCGCGAGAGCCAGAAGGAATTGCTGCAGAGCAAGGTCACGCAGCTTGGCGACGAGATCGTCGGCCTCGACGCGCAGGTTGCGTCCAAGGCCAAGCAACTGGAACTGATCACCGGCGAACTCACGGGCGTTCAGGACCTGTTCGACAAGCGTCTGGTGCCGCTGGCGCGGCTGACGACCCTGCAGCGTGAGAGCGCGAGAATCGAAGGCGAACGCGGCCAGTTGCTCTCCACGATCGCCGAGACCAAAAACAAGATCGACGAGGCGAAGCTTCAGATGGTCAGGCTCGACCAGGACGTCCGCACCGAAGTCGTCAAGGAGCTCGGCGAGGCGCAGGGCAAGGAAGCCGAACTCAACGAACGCAGTATCGCGGCGCGCGACGTGCTCGAGCGCATCGAGATGCGCGCGCCGACGTCGGGTGTGATTCATCAGCTCACCGCGCACACCATCGGCGGCGTCATCCGCGGCGGCGACACCGTCATGGAAGTGGTGCCGGATTCCGACGACCTGCAGATCGAGGCGCGGTTGCAGCCGAACGATATCGATCAGGTGCGCAAGGGCCAGCAGGCCTTCGTTCGCTTCTCGGCCTTCAACCAGCGGGTAACGCCGCAATTGATCGGACAGGTATCGTACGTCTCGCCCGACACCACCCGCGACCAGCAGACCGGCACGTCCTATTTCACGGTCCGGATCATGCTGCCGGAAGAGGAGCGCCGCCAGCTCGCCGGGCTGCAGCTCAGCTCGGGCATGCCCGCGGAAGTCTTCATGCAGACCGGCAGCCGGACCATGCTCAGCTACCTTTTCAAGCCGATTCTGGATCAGTTCCAGCGTGCTTTCGTCGAGCGGTGA
- the htpG gene encoding molecular chaperone HtpG, which yields MTTTTAPESQPFQAEVAELLNLMVHSVYSETDIFLRELISNASDACDKLRYEAISTPELIADGAPPKIRIAPDKKANTLSVVDSGIGMDRQELIDNLGTIARSGTKSFLSRLTEAKDGANLIGQFGVGFYAAFMVAERIVVTSRRAGSDQVFVWSSSGGSGFEIAQAGDEDAARVTRGTEIVLHLKKEAAKYLETYEIERVVRAWSDNIQFPIELVPEEGEPRQINSASALWQRPKSELKPEDYKQAYQQVAGAFDEPAMTLHYRAEGRQSYAVLLFVPSTKPFDLFDQARKGKVKLYVRRVFIADDADLLPAYLRFIRGVIDSEDLPLNISREMLQNNPQLAQIRKAVTGRVISELESLGEKEPEAFAKIWDAFGPVIKEGIWEDFERREKLLALSRFTTTKGEKRSLKQYVEDLKPNQTDIYYLTGESVERLKSNPKLESATARGIEVLLLTDPVDAFWTSAPLDFGGKPLKSLSQGDIDFGLMPLLDEKAEDKQDEAGADEATTIALIKDALGERVSDVRASQRLTSSASCLVAGGGAQDRMLERLLAMQNKGPTTKPILEINMRHPLVAAIAGDKDAARDLSFLLLEQAQILDGELPEDPAAFANRLNQLVLRGIAKG from the coding sequence ATGACGACCACCACTGCCCCCGAATCCCAGCCGTTCCAGGCCGAGGTCGCCGAACTTCTGAACCTGATGGTGCACTCGGTCTATTCGGAGACCGACATCTTCCTGCGCGAGTTGATCTCGAATGCATCTGACGCTTGCGACAAGCTGCGCTATGAGGCGATATCAACGCCCGAGCTGATCGCCGACGGCGCGCCGCCCAAGATCCGTATCGCGCCGGACAAGAAGGCCAATACGCTTTCCGTCGTCGACAGCGGCATCGGCATGGACCGCCAGGAACTGATCGACAACCTCGGTACCATCGCGCGCTCCGGCACCAAGTCGTTTCTCTCGCGCCTCACCGAGGCCAAGGATGGCGCCAACCTCATCGGCCAGTTCGGCGTCGGCTTCTATGCCGCGTTCATGGTCGCCGAGCGCATCGTCGTCACCAGCCGCCGCGCCGGCTCCGATCAGGTCTTCGTCTGGTCGTCCTCCGGCGGCAGCGGATTTGAAATCGCGCAAGCTGGCGACGAGGATGCCGCACGCGTCACGCGCGGCACCGAGATCGTCCTGCATCTGAAGAAGGAAGCAGCGAAATATCTCGAGACCTACGAGATCGAACGTGTCGTCCGTGCCTGGTCCGACAATATCCAGTTCCCAATCGAACTGGTGCCGGAGGAGGGCGAGCCGCGCCAGATCAATTCGGCCAGCGCGCTATGGCAGCGGCCGAAATCGGAGCTCAAGCCGGAGGACTACAAGCAGGCCTATCAGCAGGTCGCCGGCGCCTTCGACGAACCGGCGATGACGCTGCATTATCGCGCCGAAGGACGGCAGTCCTACGCGGTGCTGCTGTTTGTGCCGTCGACGAAACCGTTCGACCTGTTCGACCAGGCACGCAAGGGCAAGGTCAAGCTTTATGTCCGCCGCGTCTTCATCGCCGACGACGCCGATCTCTTGCCGGCCTATCTGCGCTTCATCCGCGGCGTGATCGACAGCGAGGACCTGCCGCTCAACATCTCGCGCGAGATGCTGCAGAACAATCCGCAGCTCGCGCAAATCCGCAAAGCGGTTACCGGCCGCGTGATATCGGAGCTGGAAAGCCTCGGTGAAAAGGAGCCGGAAGCGTTCGCGAAAATCTGGGACGCATTCGGCCCCGTGATCAAGGAAGGCATCTGGGAGGACTTTGAGCGCCGCGAGAAGCTGCTCGCATTGTCGCGCTTCACTACGACTAAGGGCGAGAAGCGCTCGCTCAAGCAATATGTCGAGGATCTCAAGCCGAACCAGACCGACATCTACTATCTCACCGGCGAGAGCGTCGAACGGCTGAAGTCGAATCCGAAGCTCGAATCCGCAACCGCCCGCGGCATCGAGGTGCTGCTGCTGACTGATCCGGTCGACGCGTTCTGGACCTCGGCCCCGCTCGATTTCGGCGGCAAGCCGCTGAAGTCGCTGAGTCAGGGCGATATCGATTTCGGGTTGATGCCGCTCCTGGATGAAAAGGCCGAGGACAAGCAGGACGAAGCCGGCGCGGATGAAGCCACGACGATCGCGCTGATCAAGGACGCGCTCGGCGAGCGTGTCTCCGACGTGCGCGCCTCGCAGCGGCTGACCTCGAGCGCGTCGTGCCTCGTCGCCGGCGGCGGCGCACAGGACCGCATGCTCGAGCGGCTGCTCGCAATGCAGAACAAAGGGCCGACCACCAAACCGATCCTCGAGATCAACATGCGCCATCCGCTGGTCGCGGCGATTGCCGGCGACAAGGACGCGGCCAGGGACCTGTCGTTCCTGTTGTTGGAGCAGGCGCAGATCCTCGACGGCGAACTGCCGGAAGATCCGGCGGCGTTTGCCAACCGGCTGAACCAGTTGGTGCTGCGCGGGATCGCAAAGGGGTAG
- the ggt gene encoding gamma-glutamyltransferase has protein sequence MDIRTGRPVTLASNGMVTSPHSLASAAGIDVLRAGGSAIDAAIATSAVLAVVYPHMTGLGGDAFWLIHDGASGEIRYLNGGGKAAATATLSSIEQRGLKEIPLRGIVPATLTVPGAVASWIEAHNVHGRLPLRRVLESATGYARDGFPVTGRLASFIEMMRDDLLGDREAAAQFFPQGTAAQPGSKLANANLARTLQSIADGGWSGFYQGDVAAEMARVSEEKGGLFRLADFGRQQATWGEPLVGRYRDVTVFNTPPPTQGFTVLEMLNLLESHELHRKDLLGPDHVHLLVQAKQIAYHDRDQMLADPSFAEVPIERLISKEYADLRGRLIDQRSALKWDMVPSFGSLAGDTVYVAAVDRDGNGASLIQSLYGAFGSCVVAGNTGVILQNRGAYFSLDRNHPNRLEPGKIPLHTLIASMAKRDGKLWSVLGCMGADGQPQIQLQLYAAMIDFGLDIQEAIEMPRFLSGRFALGEARDTLHIESRFSESTIDALARRGHTINRWDAWNEMAGHAHGITIDRRNGVLSGGSDPRSDGAAIGY, from the coding sequence TTGGACATTCGTACCGGCCGGCCGGTGACGCTGGCGTCGAACGGCATGGTGACGTCGCCGCATTCGCTGGCTTCCGCGGCCGGCATCGACGTGCTCCGCGCCGGCGGCTCCGCCATCGATGCGGCGATTGCGACCAGCGCGGTGCTCGCGGTGGTCTATCCGCACATGACCGGTCTCGGCGGCGACGCGTTCTGGCTCATTCACGACGGCGCCAGCGGCGAGATCCGCTACCTCAATGGCGGCGGCAAGGCGGCTGCCACTGCCACGCTGTCGTCGATCGAGCAGCGAGGGTTGAAGGAAATCCCGCTCCGGGGAATCGTGCCGGCGACACTCACCGTGCCCGGCGCCGTGGCGAGCTGGATCGAGGCGCACAATGTCCATGGACGATTGCCCCTGCGGCGCGTGCTCGAAAGCGCCACCGGCTATGCCCGCGATGGCTTTCCGGTCACCGGCCGCCTCGCCAGCTTCATCGAGATGATGCGCGATGATCTGCTTGGGGATCGCGAAGCCGCCGCGCAGTTCTTTCCGCAAGGCACGGCCGCGCAGCCAGGCTCGAAGCTCGCCAATGCAAACCTTGCCCGCACGCTTCAATCGATCGCGGATGGCGGATGGTCCGGCTTTTATCAAGGAGATGTCGCTGCTGAAATGGCGCGCGTTTCGGAAGAGAAGGGCGGCCTGTTCCGGCTCGCCGATTTCGGCCGGCAACAGGCCACCTGGGGCGAGCCGCTTGTTGGTCGCTACCGCGACGTCACGGTCTTCAATACGCCACCCCCGACGCAAGGTTTTACCGTGCTCGAAATGCTTAACCTCCTCGAGTCGCACGAACTGCACCGAAAGGATTTGCTCGGGCCTGATCATGTCCATCTCCTGGTGCAGGCCAAGCAGATCGCCTATCACGACCGCGATCAGATGCTCGCCGACCCTTCGTTTGCCGAAGTGCCGATCGAGCGGCTGATATCGAAGGAATATGCGGACCTGCGCGGCCGGCTGATCGACCAGAGATCGGCCTTGAAATGGGACATGGTGCCGTCCTTCGGCAGCCTTGCCGGCGACACGGTCTATGTCGCCGCCGTCGATCGCGATGGCAACGGAGCATCGCTGATCCAAAGCCTGTATGGCGCATTCGGATCCTGCGTGGTTGCAGGAAACACCGGTGTGATCCTGCAAAATCGTGGCGCGTATTTCTCGCTGGATCGCAATCATCCCAATCGCCTCGAACCCGGCAAGATCCCGCTGCACACGCTGATTGCCTCAATGGCCAAACGCGACGGCAAGCTCTGGAGCGTGCTCGGCTGCATGGGCGCGGATGGCCAGCCGCAAATCCAGCTCCAGCTCTATGCGGCCATGATCGATTTCGGTCTCGACATCCAGGAAGCGATCGAGATGCCGCGGTTCCTGTCCGGCCGCTTCGCGCTCGGCGAGGCGCGCGACACGCTGCACATCGAGAGCCGCTTTTCCGAATCCACGATCGACGCGCTCGCACGGCGCGGCCACACCATCAACCGCTGGGACGCCTGGAACGAAATGGCCGGTCACGCCCACGGCATCACCATCGACCGGCGGAACGGCGTGCTGAGCGGCGGTTCCGATCCGCGCAGCGATGGCGCGGCGATCGGTTACTAA
- a CDS encoding ethylbenzene dehydrogenase-related protein has translation MAAFAVALVTGLRIATETPDRTWINWFDAVLPRDSVWIAHMQAAVVLVAVAIGYLVYMLRSGLGRRVQLDKVRLRGLFGRGQARLSAVIALMYWIFFVTMFGLLVSGGALYFGFYSGYDVAMLHWVGTWVILAFVVLHVLTQYKSGGISQLLRIFRPAPLPAPPPRLDAVELLGLLAERSARLPESEGASAPPEVSSHPLQPRAETRRDRTDEPDPAPRSHGGPSRSRNPTLQANPFLVAAAAAITGASLLVATDRLAVDSVQIRRINPADAPVLDGDTSDRAWRGVRPFSLLTGEGGNFDGKGETRIAIRAVHDGTYAYFLFTWEDSTRSLKHLPLVKEADGWHLLHSGLQAGDEHRYNEDKFSVLLTTSDVTLAGGRTFHPGPQPVAGAPATMSGRGLHYTASGYADVWQWKATSGAIGWMDDTHFGPPLDPTPMQAANVVPYKGGFAPDPGTASYRDNFTVEADTSGGPRRSRLIAPLRLPKDVAATTGAMGDIDLDPNHGESEGARWFMTEQDSVPYSTSIDARIPTGTVIPGVILGGEFSGDRADVRSAARWASGHWALEVKRRLDTTSQFDVPIKTGIFMRVAAFDHSQIRHTRHVRPIRIEVE, from the coding sequence GTGGCTGCATTCGCCGTTGCGCTCGTTACCGGCTTACGCATTGCAACTGAGACGCCCGACCGGACCTGGATCAACTGGTTCGACGCCGTGCTGCCGCGCGACAGCGTATGGATCGCCCATATGCAGGCGGCCGTCGTCCTGGTCGCCGTGGCGATCGGCTACCTCGTCTACATGCTCCGCTCCGGCCTCGGGCGCCGCGTCCAGCTCGACAAGGTCCGCCTGCGCGGCTTGTTCGGCCGTGGACAGGCGAGGTTGAGCGCCGTGATCGCCCTGATGTACTGGATCTTCTTCGTCACGATGTTCGGTTTGCTGGTCAGCGGCGGCGCGCTCTATTTCGGCTTCTACTCCGGCTACGACGTGGCGATGCTGCATTGGGTGGGGACCTGGGTGATCCTCGCCTTTGTCGTCCTTCATGTCCTGACCCAGTACAAGAGCGGCGGCATCTCGCAACTGCTGCGCATCTTTCGTCCCGCTCCGCTGCCGGCGCCGCCGCCGCGGCTCGATGCCGTCGAGCTCTTGGGGCTATTGGCCGAGCGATCGGCGCGCTTGCCGGAATCCGAAGGCGCGAGCGCGCCGCCCGAGGTTTCATCGCATCCCCTGCAGCCGCGCGCAGAGACCCGCCGCGATCGGACGGATGAGCCGGATCCGGCGCCGCGATCCCATGGCGGGCCTTCGAGATCGCGAAATCCGACTCTGCAGGCCAATCCGTTTCTCGTGGCGGCCGCCGCTGCGATCACCGGCGCGTCGCTCCTCGTGGCTACCGATCGGCTGGCGGTGGATAGCGTGCAGATCCGCCGCATCAATCCCGCCGACGCGCCGGTCCTCGACGGCGACACGTCCGATCGGGCCTGGCGCGGTGTCAGGCCGTTCTCGCTGTTGACCGGAGAAGGCGGCAATTTCGACGGCAAGGGTGAAACCAGGATCGCGATCCGCGCGGTGCATGACGGCACCTACGCGTACTTCCTCTTCACCTGGGAGGATTCGACGCGCTCGCTGAAACACCTGCCTCTCGTCAAGGAAGCCGATGGATGGCACCTTCTTCATTCCGGTCTTCAGGCCGGCGATGAGCATCGCTACAATGAAGACAAGTTTTCGGTGCTGCTGACCACGTCGGACGTCACGCTGGCCGGCGGGCGAACCTTTCATCCCGGACCGCAGCCGGTCGCCGGCGCGCCGGCCACCATGAGTGGCCGCGGCCTGCATTACACGGCGTCCGGCTATGCCGATGTCTGGCAGTGGAAGGCAACCAGCGGCGCGATTGGATGGATGGACGACACACATTTCGGACCGCCGCTGGATCCGACCCCGATGCAGGCGGCAAACGTCGTTCCGTACAAAGGCGGCTTCGCGCCCGACCCGGGAACGGCAAGCTACCGGGACAATTTCACCGTCGAGGCCGACACGTCCGGCGGTCCACGCCGCAGCCGCCTGATCGCTCCGCTGCGCCTGCCCAAAGACGTCGCCGCCACGACGGGCGCGATGGGAGATATCGACCTCGACCCCAATCACGGCGAAAGCGAAGGCGCGCGCTGGTTCATGACCGAGCAGGATTCGGTGCCCTATTCGACCAGCATCGACGCCCGCATCCCGACCGGGACCGTGATCCCCGGCGTCATCCTGGGCGGCGAATTTTCAGGCGACCGAGCCGACGTCAGATCTGCAGCCCGCTGGGCTTCCGGCCACTGGGCGCTCGAGGTGAAGCGTCGGCTCGACACCACGAGCCAGTTCGACGTGCCGATCAAAACCGGCATCTTCATGCGGGTCGCAGCTTTCGACCACAGCCAGATCAGACATACACGGCACGTCCGTCCTATTCGTATCGAGGTGGAATAA
- a CDS encoding type I secretion system permease/ATPase, producing MIGVAVFSGVINILMLSGSLYMLQVYDRVIPSRNLATLFGLSLMVLFAYLVQGYFDAMRSRMLCRIATLFDAGLQGSIHSALATLPLRGVKPVLMQQPLRDLDQVRTFMSGMGPTAFLDMPWIPVFLIGLFLFHPLIGFTALLGTAAIIAMTLLTERISRNSAKAAMDMSAQRQVLADATQRNAEIVRALGMTDRLTARWSQANERYLQENIRATDVYANLGSAAKVLRYILQSGMLGIGAYLVVVDKASGGIMIASSILMGRALAPVEIALGTWKQLAAARQGLARLRDICKATAPPPAPPVMLPRPCRELSVQNLAVAAPGFDMPIVSGVTFSLKAGAGLALLGASASGKTSLSKALVGIWPAHRGAVRLDGASLDHWRNEDLGRHIGYLPQDVGLFDGTVAENICRFDEHATSDAILKAAQIAGVHDIILRLPEGYATRIGAGGISLSAGQKQRVGLARAVFGDPFLIVLDEPNANLDADGENALTRAIAIMRQNKSIVVVISHRPSALSALDMTMVLYEGKAIAFGPREEVFARVRNANGKAAQGSPSPPQAKSDQRASLAESVPS from the coding sequence ATGATCGGCGTCGCAGTGTTCAGCGGCGTCATCAACATCCTGATGCTGTCGGGCTCACTCTATATGCTGCAGGTGTACGATCGGGTGATTCCGAGCCGCAACCTCGCGACCCTGTTCGGCCTGTCCCTGATGGTGCTGTTCGCCTATCTGGTGCAGGGATATTTCGACGCGATGCGGTCGCGGATGCTGTGCCGGATCGCAACGCTGTTCGATGCCGGCCTGCAAGGCTCGATCCATTCGGCGCTCGCCACCTTGCCGCTGCGCGGCGTCAAGCCGGTCCTGATGCAGCAGCCGCTGCGTGATCTCGATCAGGTACGTACCTTCATGTCCGGCATGGGGCCGACGGCATTCCTGGATATGCCCTGGATCCCGGTCTTTCTGATCGGGCTGTTTCTGTTTCACCCCCTCATCGGTTTCACGGCGCTGCTGGGTACTGCGGCGATCATTGCGATGACATTGCTGACCGAGCGAATCTCGCGCAATTCGGCCAAGGCGGCGATGGATATGAGCGCGCAGCGCCAGGTGCTGGCGGATGCGACCCAGCGCAACGCGGAAATCGTCCGCGCACTCGGCATGACGGACCGGTTGACGGCGCGCTGGTCGCAGGCCAACGAGCGCTACCTGCAGGAAAACATCCGCGCCACCGACGTCTATGCCAATCTCGGCTCGGCCGCGAAGGTGCTGCGCTACATTCTGCAATCGGGAATGCTCGGTATCGGCGCCTATCTCGTCGTGGTCGACAAGGCGTCCGGCGGCATCATGATCGCGTCGTCGATCCTGATGGGGCGCGCGCTCGCACCCGTCGAAATCGCGCTCGGCACCTGGAAGCAACTGGCCGCCGCCCGCCAGGGGCTGGCGCGCCTGCGCGACATCTGCAAGGCGACCGCGCCGCCTCCGGCGCCGCCGGTCATGCTGCCGCGTCCCTGCCGCGAACTGTCGGTGCAGAACCTCGCGGTGGCAGCACCCGGCTTCGACATGCCGATCGTGTCTGGCGTCACGTTTTCGCTCAAGGCCGGGGCGGGGCTGGCGCTGCTCGGCGCGAGCGCGTCGGGCAAGACTTCGCTTTCCAAGGCGCTGGTTGGAATCTGGCCAGCGCATCGGGGCGCCGTGCGGCTTGACGGCGCCTCCCTCGATCATTGGCGCAACGAGGATCTCGGCCGGCATATCGGCTATCTGCCGCAGGATGTCGGCCTGTTCGATGGCACCGTGGCGGAGAACATCTGCCGGTTCGACGAACACGCAACTTCCGACGCCATTCTCAAGGCCGCCCAGATCGCCGGCGTCCATGACATCATCCTGCGCCTGCCCGAGGGTTATGCGACACGAATAGGGGCGGGCGGCATCTCGCTGTCGGCCGGACAGAAGCAGCGGGTTGGCCTGGCGCGGGCGGTATTCGGCGATCCGTTTCTGATCGTTCTTGATGAACCCAACGCCAATCTGGATGCCGACGGTGAGAACGCCCTGACCCGCGCCATCGCGATCATGCGCCAGAACAAATCCATCGTCGTCGTCATCTCGCACCGCCCGAGCGCGCTTTCCGCGCTTGATATGACGATGGTGCTCTATGAGGGCAAGGCGATCGCATTCGGCCCGCGCGAAGAAGTATTCGCGCGCGTCCGCAACGCCAACGGCAAGGCGGCGCAGGGATCGCCGTCCCCACCGCAGGCAAAGTCAGATCAGCGTGCGTCACTTGCCGAGAGTGTTCCATCATGA
- a CDS encoding 2Fe-2S iron-sulfur cluster-binding protein yields MSNICKVTINDEPFLANRGELLLDWALMNGVDLPHDCRSGICGACRVRLVDGQVFGGHSRGDDMIHACQARIVSDLEIAIEAAPEPVALSAEVAQTVQLAPDVVGVDIELAKPLDYLPGQYCKLQFQGFPARSYSPTYPLEGPPHDRILHFHIRKVTDGLVSSALGRDIGPGHRVKLTGPYGRAFFRQGHAGRIVLVASGTGFAPMWSVAVAAIMEQPQREMVFVVAARSIRSLYMHAALCRLALFPNVTLIPMVSEPQNISHAVRSGRPTDHLPKLTPDDVVYTAGAPAMTDAVARIAKAAGARCYTDPFVQEARTVEQAGLMSRLTGWLSEPKSAIPLQPAQGPGPMPRGVSAVGAGNR; encoded by the coding sequence ATGTCGAACATTTGCAAAGTCACGATCAACGACGAGCCGTTTCTGGCCAATCGCGGCGAGCTTCTGCTCGACTGGGCGTTGATGAACGGGGTCGATCTTCCGCACGATTGCCGCTCCGGAATCTGCGGCGCCTGCCGCGTGCGGCTCGTCGACGGCCAGGTATTCGGCGGCCATAGCCGCGGCGACGACATGATCCATGCCTGCCAGGCCCGAATTGTCTCCGATCTCGAAATTGCCATCGAGGCGGCGCCCGAGCCGGTGGCGCTATCGGCGGAAGTGGCGCAGACCGTTCAGCTCGCACCTGATGTGGTGGGTGTCGACATCGAGCTGGCGAAGCCGCTCGACTATCTTCCCGGCCAGTACTGCAAGCTGCAGTTTCAGGGATTCCCGGCAAGGTCCTACAGCCCGACCTATCCGCTGGAAGGCCCTCCCCACGATCGCATCCTGCACTTTCACATCCGAAAGGTTACGGACGGACTGGTATCGTCAGCGCTTGGCCGCGACATCGGACCCGGGCACCGCGTCAAACTGACGGGACCGTACGGCCGCGCTTTTTTCAGGCAAGGCCATGCCGGGCGCATCGTTCTGGTCGCCAGCGGCACCGGTTTCGCGCCAATGTGGTCGGTCGCGGTTGCCGCGATCATGGAGCAGCCGCAGCGCGAAATGGTCTTCGTGGTGGCGGCCCGGAGCATCCGCTCGCTCTACATGCACGCGGCGCTGTGCCGGCTGGCGCTGTTTCCCAACGTCACGCTGATTCCGATGGTGTCGGAGCCGCAAAATATCTCGCATGCCGTTCGCAGCGGCCGGCCGACCGATCATTTGCCAAAACTCACGCCTGACGACGTGGTCTACACCGCGGGCGCGCCGGCGATGACCGATGCCGTGGCGCGGATTGCAAAGGCTGCGGGCGCAAGGTGTTACACCGACCCCTTCGTGCAGGAGGCGCGGACGGTGGAGCAGGCCGGCCTGATGTCGCGCCTCACCGGATGGCTCAGCGAGCCCAAGAGCGCCATCCCGCTGCAGCCGGCGCAAGGGCCGGGGCCGATGCCGCGCGGCGTATCCGCAGTTGGCGCGGGTAACCGCTAG
- a CDS encoding MBL fold metallo-hydrolase: MPLWTCEQCGAQFSENAEPPQACPVCEDERQYVNWKGQSWLTREELAQRHKLVWRDDLGISGIGTEPSFAIGQRALLVREADGCVMWDCVPLATPEAIDYVRSLGGLKAIAVSHPHYYGAVADWSEAFGSVPVYLHGDDRAFVTRPHPAIVPWTGDSHRLSDDILLVRTGGHFAGGTVLHWRAGAQGQGALLTGDVAMVAMDRRSLSFMYSYPNYIPLNAAAVRRIAQAVEPLAFDRIYGAWWGRNIADHAKAAFEMSVRRYIAAISGTG; this comes from the coding sequence ATGCCTTTGTGGACATGCGAACAATGTGGCGCCCAGTTTTCCGAAAACGCTGAGCCGCCGCAGGCCTGCCCGGTTTGCGAGGACGAGCGGCAATATGTGAATTGGAAAGGACAGTCGTGGCTCACACGCGAGGAACTGGCACAGCGCCACAAGCTCGTCTGGCGCGACGATCTCGGCATTTCCGGCATCGGGACTGAGCCGAGTTTTGCGATAGGACAACGCGCGCTGCTCGTGCGGGAGGCGGATGGCTGCGTGATGTGGGATTGCGTGCCGCTGGCCACGCCTGAGGCGATCGATTACGTCCGCTCGCTCGGCGGCCTGAAGGCGATCGCGGTCTCGCACCCGCATTATTATGGCGCGGTCGCGGACTGGAGCGAGGCGTTCGGCAGCGTGCCGGTCTATCTTCATGGCGACGACCGCGCCTTCGTCACGCGGCCGCATCCCGCCATCGTGCCGTGGACCGGCGACAGCCATCGGCTCTCCGACGATATCCTGCTGGTACGGACCGGCGGGCATTTTGCCGGCGGCACGGTTCTGCACTGGCGCGCGGGCGCGCAGGGGCAGGGCGCATTGCTCACCGGCGATGTCGCGATGGTCGCGATGGACCGCCGCTCCCTCAGCTTCATGTACAGCTATCCGAACTACATCCCGCTCAATGCCGCAGCCGTGCGCCGGATCGCGCAGGCGGTCGAACCGCTAGCGTTCGACCGCATCTATGGCGCGTGGTGGGGCCGCAACATCGCCGACCATGCCAAGGCGGCATTCGAAATGTCCGTCCGGCGATATATCGCGGCCATCTCCGGCACCGGCTAG